A genome region from Rhizobium jaguaris includes the following:
- the istA gene encoding IS21 family transposase produces MPAKRRLTMRHLRQMLRLAASGTSSREIAVVLGIARSTVQDNLQRAAAVGLNWPLPGDLTDDALESKLFTRNGIKHGTRRRVEPNWSDLAIELKKPGVTMLILWEEYRGSHPEGYGYSRFCELLRGFQQRLSPTMRQEHAAGDKVFVDYSGKKIPIVDRKTGEIREAEIFVAVLGASSFTYAEATWTQTLPDWIGSHVRMFRFFDGVPRLVVPDNLKSGVNRASFYDPEINRSYGMMASHYGVGVLPARPRRPKDKSKVENGVRFAQSCILGRLRNQTFFSLAEANAAIGQALDRINDHVMRRLGVSRRQLFESVERAALASLPIEDYEFAEWRLARVSTDYHVEFKTFLYSVPHGLIRQQVDLRATARTIEIFHRGKRIAVHQRRYGGPRHGTDPDHMPSSHRRYAEWTPDRFRRWGASIGPQTEGLVIAILASRPHPEQGFRTCLGVLRLFRDIERSRAEAVSARAVEIGGLNCKSIASLLANHKAGRHSTEPTAIVDHANLRGPDYFH; encoded by the coding sequence ATGCCGGCAAAGAGAAGGCTGACCATGAGACATTTGCGACAAATGCTGCGGCTTGCGGCAAGCGGAACCAGCTCGCGTGAGATTGCCGTCGTGTTGGGAATTGCGCGTAGCACGGTGCAGGATAATCTGCAGCGCGCAGCGGCGGTTGGGTTAAACTGGCCCTTGCCTGGGGATCTCACCGACGATGCGCTCGAGAGCAAACTCTTCACTCGTAATGGCATCAAACACGGCACGAGACGACGCGTCGAACCCAATTGGTCCGATCTTGCCATCGAGCTCAAGAAGCCCGGCGTTACCATGCTCATCCTGTGGGAGGAGTATCGTGGGTCGCACCCCGAGGGTTATGGCTATAGCCGCTTTTGTGAGCTCCTACGTGGTTTCCAACAGCGGCTTTCACCGACGATGCGCCAGGAGCATGCGGCCGGCGACAAGGTCTTCGTCGACTATTCCGGCAAGAAGATCCCGATCGTTGATCGCAAGACTGGCGAGATCCGCGAGGCGGAGATCTTCGTGGCGGTGCTCGGTGCATCCAGCTTCACCTATGCTGAGGCGACATGGACGCAAACGCTGCCTGATTGGATTGGTTCGCATGTCCGGATGTTTCGTTTCTTCGATGGCGTTCCGCGGCTGGTCGTCCCTGACAATCTGAAGTCGGGCGTCAATCGAGCCAGCTTCTACGATCCCGAGATCAACCGCAGCTACGGCATGATGGCCTCCCATTATGGCGTCGGTGTTCTTCCGGCACGGCCGCGACGTCCGAAGGACAAATCGAAAGTGGAAAATGGAGTCCGTTTTGCCCAATCGTGCATTTTGGGGCGGCTGCGTAACCAGACATTCTTCTCGCTGGCCGAGGCCAACGCCGCCATCGGCCAGGCACTTGATCGCATCAATGATCACGTCATGCGCCGGCTCGGCGTCAGTCGCCGGCAACTTTTTGAGAGTGTCGAACGTGCCGCGCTCGCCAGCCTTCCTATCGAAGACTACGAATTCGCCGAATGGCGTCTGGCCCGCGTCTCGACGGATTACCATGTCGAGTTCAAGACCTTCCTTTATTCCGTGCCGCATGGTCTCATTCGCCAGCAGGTCGATCTGAGGGCAACAGCACGCACCATCGAGATCTTCCATCGCGGCAAGCGCATCGCCGTGCATCAGCGCCGCTATGGCGGCCCGCGTCATGGAACCGACCCGGATCACATGCCCAGTTCCCATCGGCGCTATGCCGAGTGGACGCCGGATCGCTTTCGACGCTGGGGCGCATCCATCGGGCCGCAGACGGAAGGGTTGGTCATCGCAATCCTCGCCAGTCGTCCGCATCCCGAACAGGGCTTTCGAACATGCCTGGGTGTCCTGCGCCTGTTTCGCGACATCGAACGCAGTCGTGCCGAAGCCGTATCAGCACGCGCGGTCGAGATCGGTGGGCTGAACTGCAAAAGCATTGCTTCGCTCCTGGCCAACCACAAGGCCGGCCGCCATTCCACCGAACCAACCGCCATTGTCGATCACGCCAATCTGCGTGGCCCTGATTACTTTCATTGA